The segment TATCCTGAAGCGTGCCGTCCTCGTTGAACTTGCGGCGGCAAATCGAGCTCAGAATGATCACTTCGGCCCCTTTGGCTTGGGCTTCTTGAGCGAAACGGCGTAGATTGCTCGCATAGCCGTCCCAAGGAGCGGCGTAGCGCGAGGGATCGTGGCTCTTCTGGTCGTTGTGGCCAAATTCCACTATCAGAACGTCGCCTGCTTCAAGCTCCCCCAACGCCTCCTGCCAACGACCTTCGTCGATGAAGCTCTTGCTGCTGCGACCGTTGAGGGCTCGATTCGAAACGGAAACTCCGTCTTCGAAAAACGACTGCAACGCTTCGGCCCAACCGGTTTCGGGACGCCGATCGGCCTCTTTCTGGGCAGCGGTGGAATCACCGATCACCACAATGGAAATCGGATCGGCCTGCGGCTTGGCCTGAAGACCTTGGACGCCCATCAAGCACAATGACGCAGCGAGGAGAAAAACGAACCTGAGCAATGGCATGAGCGATAGCTTGGCAGGCTTTTCCCCAACGCGCCAGCACATCGTTAGAAAACGAAACAGGCGCGGCTGACGCCGCGCCTGTTCACTACGAATGAATAGAATCTATAAAAGACCTACTAGAACAAAAAGTCGTTGATGATCTGTTCGTAGCGTTCCTGCTTGCCGCTGATGAGCTTTGGCTCGCCACCGTTTTTGCCGATCTCGTAAACGTCTTCCAAGGTGAGCTCGCCCTTTTCGAAAGCGGCGCCCTTGCCGGAGTCGAAGCTCGCGTAGCGTTCCTTGCGCATGCCCGGAAGCTTGGAATCGTTGAGCACCTTCTCCGCGATCAGGGCAGCGCGAGCGAACGCGTCCATGCCTGCGACGTGAGCGATGAAGATATCTTCGAGATCCGTGCTGTTGCGACGGGTCTTGGCGTCGAAGTTCACGCCACCGCCTTGCAGACCGCCAGCGCGGAGGAATACCAACATCGCTTCGGTGAGCTCGTTGATGTTCATGGCGAACTGGTCAGTGTCCCAACCGTTCTGGTAGTCGCCGCGATTGGCGTCGATGCTGCCGAGCAATCCAGCGTCCGCAGCTACCTGCAGCTCGTGCTCGAAGGTGTGGCCAGCGAGGGTCGCGTGGTTCACTTCGATGTTGATCTTGAAGTCGTCGAGCAAGTCGTACTGACGCAGGAAGCCGATCACGGTTTCGCAGTCGAAGTCGTACTGGTGCTTGGAAGGCTCTGCTGGCTTCGGCTCGATGAAGAAGGTTCCCTTGAAGCCGTTCTTGCGAGCGTAGTCGCGAGCGAGCGTCAGCATGCGAGCAAGGTGCTCCTTCTCGCGCTTCATGTCGGTGTTGAGCAAGGACATGTAGCCTTCGCGGCCGCCCCAGAAAACGTAGTTTTCACCACCGAGAGCGATGGTCGCGTCGATCGCGTTCTTCAGCTGAGCGCCTGCGTAGGCGACCGTGGCGAAGTCCGGATTGGTGGAGGCGCCGTTCATGTAGCGCGGGTTGCTGAAGAGGTTGGCGGTACCCCAGAGCAGTTTCACGCCAGAAGCGGACATCTTCTCTTTCACGTACTCGACGGCAGCCTTCAGATTGGCTTCCGACTCGGAGAAGGTCGCGCCCTCTTCCACCATGTCGACATCGTGGAAACAGAAGTAGGGAGCTCCAATCTTCGTGATGAACTCGAACGCGGCGTCGGCCTTGTTCTTGGCGCGCTCCACGGCGTTTGCGCCTTCAGACCATGGGAAAACCTTGGTGCCAGGGCCGAAGGGGTCTCCACCCACTCCGCAGAAGGTATGCCAGTAGGCGATGGAGAACTTGAACAGGTCCTTCATCTTCTTGCCGCAAACTTCCTGATCCGGGTTGTACCACTTAAAAGCGAGCGGATTGTCGCTGTCGCGACCTTCGAACTTAATCTCCCCAATGCCTGGGAAGTACTCTTTGTCTCCTGTGATGATGCTCATATGCGATGATGATTTGTTAAATCGATGGGGGTTTGAAGGTTAGGTTTCTTAAGAGAGTTTTGCGTGCAGCGCCGACTTCCAGCGCTCGTAGGCTTCGGAGTAAGCTCCGCTTTTCGGCTCGATCGTTCCGACCTGCTTCAAGGAGGAGAACGCTTCCTCCAGCGATCCGTAGACGCCTGCTCCCACGCCCGCTCCGCGAGCAGCTCCCAGGGAGCCATCCGTCTCGTAAAGCTCGATCCCAGCTCCGCTCACGCCGGCCAGGGTTTCGCAAAATAGCGGACTGAGGAACATGTTGGCCTTGCCGGCCCGAATTTTGGTGATGTCCAGCCCAAGCGGCTTCATCAGCTCGATGCCGTACTGGAAGGAGAACACGATGCCCTCCTGCAAGGCCCGGCAAAGGTGACCGCGTCCGTGGCGATTGAAATCGAGTCCGGCCATGCTGGCGCCTGGATTGCGGTTGCAAAGCACGCGCTCGGCTCCGTTGCCGAACGGCAAGGCGGTGAGGCCTTCGGATCCCACCGGCACCGCTTCCGCGAGCTTATTCATCTCGGGATAGGAAAGCCCGCCAAGCATGCGGCGTGTCCACGAATTGAAAATGCCAGTGCCATTGATGCACAGCAGAACGCCCAAGCGCGGCGCCTCTGCGGTGTGATTGACGTGGAGAAAGGTGTTCACGCGGGACTGCGGATCGTATTTCACCTGGTCGGTGACGCCGTAAACGACACCGGAAGTGCCTGCGGTCGCGGCGATTTCGCCAGGTTGCAGCACGTTGAGCGACAGAGCGTTGTTAGGCTGATCGCCCGCTCGATAAGCGACTGGAGTGCCTGCATGTAGACCGAAGTCGTCCGCCGCCTTCTTCGTAAGCTTCGCTTGTACCGAAAATGTGGGTACGACCTCGGGAATGAGATCAGGGGAAAACCCGGACTGCTCCAACAGAAAATCGCAGATCTGATTGTTCTTGAAATCCCAGAAAATTCCTTCCGAGAGGCCCGACGCGGTGGTCTGCGCCTCGCCCGTCAGCTTCATGGCCAGCCAATCGCCCGGGAGCATGACCTTGTCGATCTTAGCGTAGATCTCCGGCTGGTTCTCCTTAACCCAAGCCAGCTTCATCGCAGTGAAATTGCCGGGAGAGTTCAGCAAATGCGCTAGGCACTTTTCGCCTCCGATGGCATCGAACGCGGCTTGTCCATAGCTGACGGCGCGACTGTCGCACCAGATAATAGCGGGCCGAAGCACTTCCTTCGCCTTGTCGACGCAAACCAGGCCATGCATCTGATAGGAGATACCGATGCCTTCCACGGACTCGCCAGTGATGCGGGCAGCGGTCATCGCCTCGCGAACCGCGATGCGGGCGTTGTCATACCAGGTCTGCGGATCCTGCTCGGCGAAACCCGCTTGCGGGGATTCGATGACCAGCTCCTCCTTGGGAGCGAACGCGTCACCTACGCAAGCGCCAGTCTCTATGTCTAGCACAGCGGCCTTCACGGAAGAGCTGCCAACGTCGATACCAATCAAATAAGCCATGTCGGGAAGTGAATCTGGGTTAACTCGTAAAATGGGGAGGGTCGGGAGTATCGCATGATTCTCGAAATTTCGCCTTTAAAATCCGCTCAAATACTAGCATTATTTTCTCACTCTTTCTTCTGACGCAAAAATCGAGCCGCTACGTTTTGTCTTTCAACATCTTACGTAGCGCAAAAAACTCGTAAGTTCGCGTACTAAAGGAAAGACCGCAGCGTAAATGGAGGAACAGAAGCATTAAGAACCCATCAACCGAGTTAATTCAAGGTATTGTCGCGGAGGGAATTAACTACTTCGACGATCCGCAGTACCCCCTCACCGCGCGCCGCGTGAAATCTGGGCAGGAGCACAAGATCACCCACGAGCACGACCTCACGGAGGTCCGGCATACGCACGACTTTTGCGAACTCGCTCTCATCACCAAGGGAAGCGCCATGCATTGGCTCGAAGGGGCGGAGTTCCCCATTTCGGCTGGCGACGTCTTCGTGCTCCAAGGCAAGCAGGCCCACTACTACTACGACCTGCAAGGGCTGGAGATGATCAACATCATGTACGATCCCAGCCAACTGAACCTCCCTGAGAATCGTCTCAGAAAGATCCCCGGCTATCGAGCCCTCTTCTTGCTCGAACCGCTTTTTCGCAAGCAGCACAAGTTCACCAGCCACCTCCACCTCCGCCGCTCCTCGCTGGCCCATTGCGAGCGCATCGCCAGCGAGCTGGAAACGGAAATCCACGAGCAGCAGGAAGGCTACGAAGTAGCGATGTTCAGCAAGTTCGTCGAGCTGGTCGTCTATCTGTCGCGCTTGTACCACAAGTCGGAATCCACCAACGCGGAAGCCCTTCTGCGCGTGGCGAAGGTGATCGGATCCATCGAAGACGAGTTTGCGAGGCCTTGGAAAATCGAGGACTTCGCCGCCATGGCCCACATGTCGCGCAGCAACTTCATGCGCGTCTTTCGCACCGCCACCGGACAGACGCCGATCGACTACTTGCTCAATCTGCGCATCCAAAAATCAACTACGCTGCTCACTCGCACGAACCGACCCGTTTCCGAAATCGCGTTCGAGGTCGGCTTCAATGACAGCAACTACTTCTCGCGTCAGTTCAAACGAGCGCATGGCACCTCGCCTTTGAGCTACCGCAGAGCTCACTAAAAAGGCGCTCCCTAAAAAGGGCGCCCGATGGGATCGAAGAGCTACGCGACGCAAACTAGGCGTTGCTGTCCTGCTCGATCCTTTTGCGCAAGCTGGACGGCACGAAACTATCCGCGAGAAATCCAAGAGCTCCCTTAGCGTCCGAAAGAACGTACTCGATCTCCTGATCCAGCGGATTCTTCCAACCGGCGCCCATCTCCAGCAGGTTGTCGCCTAAGTCCTCCACCGTCTCGACCGACGCGTCGTCCGGCAACGCTTGCACGATCTGGGTGGCGGTCTCCACGTCTTGACGATGGCTCATCCAGTTCTGCACGGCATAAATGGCGATGGCGCAGGCGATGGCTCCGGACCCGATGGATCGAACCCACGGAACCCAAGCGGAGGAAGCTGGGGCGTCCTCTTCCTTGCGAGCGAGTTCCGCAGCATAGTCCTCCCGCGTGATTTGCGTCATCACGCGATTCGCCATGCCTTCGCATTCCCACGCCGTATTCGACGTTTCGCTACGCTTTCGCAAGCAGCGAGTCAGCTCGTCACCGCGGCGAAGCTCCTCCTCGAGCGCATTATCCTTAGAGCAAGCGGCTCGCAGCCACTTCGGCAGCGGCTTGTCGCTCGCCTGATACCAGTTGATTAGAAATCTGTTGATCGCTTGTTTCATACCTGTTCCTCCCTTCCGGCGGACTTTCTCATCTTCTTGAGCTGGTTTCGGGCTCTGAAGAGGATGATCTTAACATTGGTCTGGGACTTTCCCAGAATGCGCGAAATCTCCTCGATCGAAAGGTCGTCGACGTATTTCAGGGTCAAGGCCTCTCGAAAAACCGGTTTCAGCGAAGTCGCCGCCTCCCAGACCCAGGAAAGTTCGTCCTCCTGCGAGGCCTCCTCGTCTGGCGTCTGCGACGTTTCGACTAGATCGTACTCCAGCGACTCGGTCGGCTTGGTATCGCGGAAATGGTTGTAGGCGGTGCGGCGGGCGATGGTGTAAAGCCAGGTGGAAAAGCTGTAACGATTGTCGTAGCGGTGCAGGTTCCGGTAAGCCTTCACAAACGTATCCTGCACCAGATCCTCCGCATCCTGGCGGTTCCGAGTGTAGCGATAGAGGAAGTTGCACAGCCGCGCCTGATGCTCGCTCACCAGAGCGGCGAAATCGGAACGCGTCATCACGTCTCCGTTGGGAGTCGTGCTTCGTTCGCTTACGTTTTGAGCAGCGCTGGCCACTGGTTCGATTCCTGTCAAAAAGCTGGCTACGTCGTTCATGATCCGCGGGCGCTGCACTCCTGGCAACACTCGATCGCGGATCGCGCGAGTTCTTGCGTAGGTGCGATACGCGTTTCCTGGTTTGACTTTGCGGGCGCGGAGCTGGAGCGCGGCTGGGCCTTCTCCTGAGGCGCCGCTTGCTGATGGCCTTCCTGAGCTTCCGTAGGCCGTCCGGCTCCATGGGCCTTGCCACCCTTTTCCTGGATGATGTCCGAAAGCAAATCCCTCACCTTCTCCACTGGATACCTAAAATCGATCGATACCCAGCTCCTACCCTGCTCCACCTGCACGCGATTCACCACATCCATCAGCCCTTCGTTCTCTACTTGAGCGAATGAAGCCAAAGCCAGCATGCCTTGCACGATTCGGTAGAGCTGCGTCGAGACCTCTGGTCCGGAGGTGGATAGCACGAGATTGGCTCGAAAATCCTCCTTGTCCTCGCCGATGGAGAGCTGGCCGCCCTTGGTCTTCTGCAAAATGCGAGCCTGCGGCGGCATGTTTTTCAGTCCATCGAGCCCGGTTGCCGTGGCGATGAGAAAGAAGCCCTCCTCCTCGTTCAACAGCAGGCCGCTCGGATCGTTCTCCAGACTGGCCGATTTTCCTTGCACCACCTGATAGGCCGCTTCGATCTGCTCGTACTGCTTGCTCGCGATGAGCAGCTTCTTGTTCGGAAAGGCGAAATAGAGTTCCTCGTCGAGCACGTAGGAGGCGAACGGGCGGTCTTCCACCCGCTTGAAATTGATCTCGGAATCCTCCTGCAGCTCTTGGTGCGCGATGAATCCATCGAAAATAGTCTGCAGGCGCTCGCCGGTCTCCACCAGCAGCACCCCATCAATCTCCCCGCTCTCCACTCCCAAGGTTTCGCCGTAGGCGGTGACGGAATGGATCTCAGCGAGCAGTTGGTCGATATCCACCGTCACCGATCCCTGATTGTTCCGGGCGATCTCCTCCTTGAGATGACCGATCGCCATCCCGCTGAGCGATGCCTTCATCACTTGCTCCATGTCTATGTGGGCGAGCCACTTAGCATCCTTGGCAACGTTAGATTTCTCGAGTGGCGCCGCGATGATTGCTTGAGCCGCAATACAGGCTCCCGCGAAAAGTCGTCCTACTAATTTGATGCTAGTCATATTCGTTTGGTGTTATGTCCGTTTATTCACGAACACGTAGCATTCGGTTACGCCCTTTTTGAGAAAGCGGCTGCTCATCCTTCCTTGTCTCCGCCTACCGAATAAACCGAGCGCAAAAAGACGAAGGCTCCCAGCAGCAGGGCGACAGCTGAAATGATCGCCATGGCCAGCAAACTCCCTCCCAGCGCCCCGAAGGCGGCCGAAAGCTCGCTATAGCTTACCGGAGTGAGCACGTCCTTCACGTGGGCGGATACCGCAAGGCCGCGGGCGCCGGTGGGCAAGGCTCCCAGTCCAAGCTCCACGAAGGAAAAATAGAAAAGTCCGAATACCACATACTTGGCGGAAAACGCGCCGACTCCGATTGCGATGGCGGTGAAAGCGAAAGCCGCTCCCAGACCGCAGACCCAAAGAAGCGAAAGATCCAGAAAATCGACCGCTACCCCGCGGGCGAACGCCACCAAGGAAAGAGCGAGCAGAAAGCCCGCGACCTGCACCATGACCTGCAGCAAGCTGCTGGCGTAGAACGCTAAATACAAGCTCCCCTTGCTGGCCTGACGAGTCCAGAGGTATTCGATGGTACCCTCCTTCAACTCGGACCGCAGCGTCTCGCCACCCTTGGTCAGGCAGTAGACCGGAAGGAACTTCAAGGCGAACACCGAAATCGCGACCCACCAGAAGCGCTCCGTATCGCCAGGCCTGATCACCATCCAAAGAATCGCGAGGGCGATGGCGAAGGAAACGGCCAGACGCGTCAGCGAAGCCCCCGTGGAGAGCTCCCTGATTCGCATCAGCAGCAGCGCCCGCATGGCTTCCGCCAATCCTGCAGATCCAAGGGTTTGCCGCGTCATCGTGTCATCCTTTCGAAAATGCTGCTCAATGAGCGGTTCTTGTTGCGCAGAGAATAGATTTCGATCGTCGAGCATTCCGCCAGCAAGCGCGGCCAGTCCTCGAAAAACGACTCCGGACGCTTCACCCATACCGTCAGTTCGTCCTGCTCGCTGAGATAGCCACGGATCGCCCCGCTTTCCTGCAGGTGGGAGGCGAGTCGAATCGGATCGCTGCATCGGATGGAAATCTCGTCCGACCATTGCGTCATCGCTTCGCGTATCTCCAACTGACTCCCAGAGGCCAGCACGCGCCCCCAGTTCAGAATCAGAAAGCCTCCGCAGAGAAACTCCAGCTCGTGCAGGATGTGGCTGGAGATCAAAATGCTCGCCCCAGACAGAGAGAGCTCTTTGAGGATCTCCCCAAACTCCGCACGTCCCATGGGATCAAGACCGTTCATCGGTTCGTCCAGTATGACCAGCTCCGGATCATGCATGATGGCTTGAGCCAGCTTCACCCTCTGCTTCATGCCCTTCGAATAGGCTCCGATGGGCTTGCTCCAATGCGACGAGTCCAGTCGCGCTCGCTCCAGAGCCGCTTCCGCAGCATTCTTCGTATCCTTCCAACGGATACCGGAGAGCGACGCCAACGACCTCAGCCAGTCGACAGGTTTTAGATCCTTTGGAACCTGCTCGCGCTCAGGGCAGTAGCCGATGCGTTTCAACAGAGCTGCATTGTTGCGCGGCGACTCGCCAAAGACCGACAGTTCTCCTGACGATGGCGCGAGCTGTCCCGTCACCAGCTTGATCAACGTGCTCTTACCCGCTCCGTTCGGCCCCACCAATCCGGTAATGCCGCTAGAAACGTCGAAGGTGACGTTGTTCAATCCGAGAACCACGCCGTAGAAGCAGCTCAGTTCCTTCGCCTCGATGATCGCGCTCATGACTGACGTATCCTCTTGTTGACGACCACGATGCTGGCGACGCTCAAAAGCGAGAGAACGATGATCGGCACCAGAAATTCGCCGTTGGTTAGCGGCAATTCCTCCAGCTCCATGTTGTCGGTCGCCCCGGCAAACAATCCTGGAAAAAACGGGAGCATTCCCTGAGCATCGCTGATTAGATCTGGGATGCGATAAAGCGAATTGGACAGGCTCTCCAAGGCGTCGAAAGGATCGATATAACCTAAAACTGGCGAGACCAAGCCGACCGCGTCCGAAATGATGTCGAGCACGAGCAGCCCCAAAATCCAGTAGACCACAGCGGTTCCCGTCTTTTTCGCTAAGGAGGAGACCATTAGGGTGAAGCAGCTCAGCGTGACCACCGCCACCAGCCCCAAAGCGAGCCCACGGAGCAGCGAAGGAAACGAATGGTAGAAAAAGCTCCAGTCAGGAGCAAGGGCGTTGCCCACGACCCAGGAAACCGTCACCGGCAACAACCAGATGACCGAAAGAATGCACGCGACTACCCCGAACTTGCCAATGATGTAGTCCCAGCGGGTTAGGGCCTTGCTGCTGTAGATCACGATAGCCTGACTCGCTAGATCGTTGGCGATGAGCTTGTGAGCGAAAAGAGCCACCACCACCACCGAAATGAACGGACAGCTGTAGCTGAGCAAGAAGAACATGACTCGGTACAAGCCGTCGACACAGATTTCCGGATACAGCAAAGCCCAGGAGGTGATCCCGTTTAGAAACCTAGTCACCTGCGTTCCACCTACCGATTCCAGCCAAGCGATCAGTGAACTATCGGGAGCCACCAGTTGTCCGAAGAAAAAGAATACGCCGATCAAAATCAACGACTGCGCAAGAGATAGAATGAGAAAAGCCCGCATGATTCGACCGCTCAACGCCAGGCGCAAGCCATAGCGAGTGATCGAAAGGCGACGTTGCCAGACACTGACCGAACGCCCCTTCCATCGCCTGTATTCGGCATTCCACGACGCGTCCTTCACTTTGATCCTCCTTCCTCCAACGCCTGTACGAAGAGCTCGCTTAGCGCGTTAGGGCTCTCCCGAACCTCCTGCGGAGCGATGCCATTCTCATGCAGAACGCGAATCAACGGGTTGAGCGACGGCTCGCCATGAGCCACCTTGATGTTGCCATTGCTGAGCTTGCTGCAACTCCAGCCGAGCGATTCGAAGACAGCCATTGCGGTTTCGTGTTCGCGCGACAGCACCACTTCCGCCTCCGCCTTGCGCCGTTTCTTGAGCGAGTCCAAGGTATCATGAGCCACGATGCGTCCTTGAGCGATGATCACGATGCGATCGCAAATCCGGTCCACATCATGGAGCAAATGCGAGGAGAGCACCACGCTGATCCCACACTCCTGCCAAATGCGTTGGATGAGCTCCAAGATCATGCTCTGGCCCTTGGGATCCAATCCATTAGTCGGCTCATCCAAAAACACCAAATCCGGATCATGCACCAAAGCCTGGGCGATCTTGATCCTCTGCTTCATCCCAGTGGAATACGTATCCACTTTTCGGTAGCGCTCCTGCCCCATTCCCACGAAATCCAGCATTTCGTGAGCGCGCTGACGAGCCGCCTCGAACGGCATGCCGGACAACTCGCCGCAATAGGTGACGTATTCGCACCCGATCATGCCAGGGATGTGGCAGTCTTGCTCGGGAGCGTATCCGATTCGCCGCCGCGTCTCCCGACCGTGCTCGTCGATATCCTTGCCCAGTAGCGAAACCGTCCCACCGTCCTTGCTCTGTAGTTGGAGCAAACATTTGATGAAGGTCGACTTGCCTGCTCCGTTCGGTCCGAGTAACCCGATCGATCCTGCAGGAAGCGACAGGTCCACGGCGTCCAGCACCACTTGGGCGCCAAAGAGCTTACGCAACCCGCGGGTTTCGATAACAATTGATTGAGCGACAGGCATAAAGGAGGAGTTACCCGGGCAACTACACTATCCATCATAGGGAAGTTACAGCTTTTTTCGTTTTTCCCGAGCGGCGCCACCCGGCGCGAGCCGGTGACGAGGAGCCGAAACGCATCGCTTGTCACCTCTCTGTAAAAACGTTCGTTCAACGTTTCCCTCGGTTTCCCGATGCCGAATTAGCAATAGTTGCCCCCGCACGACCGTCACCCCATCGGAGCAAGACCGCTGCAAAACCACACTCACCAACCCCCTGCGCGAACACAGTTCAACTATCCATGATTCGACTAAAACAAGCCATCACCACCCTCTCTCTTTCAGCAAGCCTAGCCATCGCCTCCGGATCGCTAGCCGAACAAAGGTCGGAACCGACCCTCAAGGAAGCCCTCGAAGGAAAGTTCCTTGTGGGAGCGACGCTCAACGGATGGATGCTAAGCGACAGCGATCATCCCGCCTACGACCTGATCGAAACGCACTTTTCCAGCATCTCGCCCGCCAACTCCATGAAATGGGGACCAATGAATCCTCAACCGGGCGAATACAAGCTCGAGCAGGCCGACGCCTTCGCCGCCTATGGGGCGCAGCAGGGCCTCGACATGATCGGTCACACCTTGTTCTGGCATAGTCAAACTCCCAACTGGGTCTTCGAGGACTCCGAGGGAAATCCCCTCACGCGAGAGGCTTTGCTCGCTCGCATGCGCGAACGGGCCCGCATGATGGCAGAACGCTACGGCGATCGCATCAAAACCTGGGACGTGGTCAACGAATCCATCGAAGGCGACGGCTCGTGGCGCAAATCCAAGTTTCAGCAGATCATCGGCGACGACTTCACCGAGCAAGCCTTCAGAATTGCCATGGAGGAACTCCCGGCAGACGCAAAACTGCTCTACAACGACTACAGCATGACCGATGAAGGACGCCGCAAAGCCGTGGTGGCCATGGTTAAGGACTTTCAAGAGAAAGGCGTACGCATCGACGGCATCGGCATGCAAGGACACTGGGGGATGAGCTATCCCAGCGCCCAAGAAATCGAAAAATCCATTCTCATGTTCGCTGAAACCGGGGTGCCGGTGCACATCACGGAGCTGGATATCGACTTGCTGGGCCGCGACCACTTTTTCGGAGCCAACGTCGATATTGGAAGAATCCAGGCCAACGAAGAGAACAATCCCTACGCCGACGGCAAGCTTCCGGCGGAAGAGGAGGAACGATTCGCCGATCGCTACGCCGAAGTCTTCGCCGTCCTGCTCAAACACTCGGATAAGATCGAACGGGTGACCTTCTGGGGCGTGACCGACGAGGATTCATGGCTCAACTTCTGGCCAGTGCGCGGCAGAACAAACTTCGCTCTGCTCTTCGATCGCGACTACCAGCCCAAACCCGCATTCTATCGCATCGTGGAGCTGGCTGCCAAAACGAACTCGGAGCCGACCGCCGAGTAGCGAAAGGCGCTACGTCACCCGCATAGCATCGTATTCAGAAAAACACGCGGCGTTCTCCTGGGGTGTTTCTGAAAAAGTTGGCTTTGCCAGCCCAAATTCCGCGAGAATGCCGCGAATCAGGTAAAGCGCAGCCTCCTACGTCCGTAGGCATCTACGCAGTCCGCTCACTCTGGCGCGACTGGAACAAAAAGATGTCTAAAATGAAAACCGTAATTCGTATTACGATAGCGGCCGCATGCTTGCTGCTATCCAACCCTATCGCAAACGCCGAGACCTTCGCCCTCGCATCCGGCGAACGTATCGAAGGAGTGGTGACAACGGTCCGTAGAGGACAAGTCACCTTTCAAACCGATTCCGATCAATCGGCCACCCACGCTCTCTCCGCTCTCGATGACGCGTCCAAGGAGCAGGTCGAACGCTGGATGGAAAACAATCCCGACAAAGTCGATGTCTACGAGGCATGGGACGTGAAGCCGGTGGTGCTTCGAAGCAAGGCCGCCGTGACGCCTCCCAACCTCTGCACCCCGGGCTTCAAGGGAATCGTCAGCATGGAAGTCACGCTCGACGAACAGGGGCGCGTCATCCATTCGAACGTATCCAAATCCACGCATTCCGACCTCGATGAAGCGGCCCAGGACGCCATCAAGGATTGGCAGTTCAAGCCAGCGAAAATAGCGGGCGAACACGTCAAGGCCAAGATCGCCATCAGCTTTCAGTTCAAAGCTTAATCTCCCGTACGGGCGGCTGGTGTCCTGCTCGGTTGCCAGTCGCCCAACACCGCTTCTTTCGCAAATCGATCGAGATCCTTTTCGTCCAGACGAATGGACCATTGCACGCGTTCCTTCAACGCCTTCGGGTCGTCCACGTATTCAGCGTAGAACACAGTGCTGCCAGGATCGTCGAGTCCCCAATCTCCCCATCCAAAGGAAGCGATGGGCGCAGTGTAGTTGCAGCTTAAATACACTGTCTTCGCGTGCGGCCGCCAAGGCCGACCGAGCACCACTTCGGTCAGACCGTGACTTGCGGTTAGTCGGCATTCCTTAAATACGAGCCCGTGCTCAGCTCCAGCGGGCGTCGATGCGGCAGTGATGAAGGAATCCGCCTTGCTCATGAGCTCGCACGATTGGAAGAACGCCGTAGCCGCTCCGAAGACGTAGTCGGTCGTGCCTTCGATGTAGCAGTTTTCAAAATACTGGCGAGAACCTGAGCCGGCCACGTAGAGCGTGTCCTGGTTTCCCAAAATGCGACAATCGAAAAAGGCGCAACGATCGCCCTCCACCCGCAAGGCGATGGCTTGACCCACTGGCCCGGCGCCGTTCTCGATGGTCAGATTGCGGGCCGTGAAATCGTCGGCCAACACTTCGAGCGTAGCGGTGAAAAACGTGCTGTTGCGCCCCCGGTCGACCTGATCGAAAAACGAGTCGTTGCTGATCACGACCTTGCCCTCTCCCACCAAATTGATCTTAGGATTCCACGGATGGACCGTGACCTTCTCCGCATAGCGCCCTTGCTTGATCGTGATGGTGATTGGCAGATCCGGGAAGGACTTGCAGTCGTCGATAGCATCCTGGATCCGCTCGAAGTCACCCGAGCCGTCCGCCGCCACCACCAGCGAGGTCCGGTAGGCGGCGTGACTGGAGCTTGCCACGAAAAACACGAGGAGCAGGAGGGCGACGCGAAAACCAAGCATAGGAGG is part of the Pelagicoccus sp. SDUM812003 genome and harbors:
- a CDS encoding rhamnogalacturonan acetylesterase → MPLLRFVFLLAASLCLMGVQGLQAKPQADPISIVVIGDSTAAQKEADRRPETGWAEALQSFFEDGVSVSNRALNGRSSKSFIDEGRWQEALGELEAGDVLIVEFGHNDQKSHDPSRYAAPWDGYASNLRRFAQEAQAKGAEVIILSSICRRKFNEDGTLQDTHGEYPDAAQAVARDVEAAYIDMEALTRDMLLELGPEKSRKLFLHLEPGEHENYPDGKSDDTHLNEAGARAHAELFAGALREMGHPLADRLR
- the xylA gene encoding xylose isomerase; this translates as MSIITGDKEYFPGIGEIKFEGRDSDNPLAFKWYNPDQEVCGKKMKDLFKFSIAYWHTFCGVGGDPFGPGTKVFPWSEGANAVERAKNKADAAFEFITKIGAPYFCFHDVDMVEEGATFSESEANLKAAVEYVKEKMSASGVKLLWGTANLFSNPRYMNGASTNPDFATVAYAGAQLKNAIDATIALGGENYVFWGGREGYMSLLNTDMKREKEHLARMLTLARDYARKNGFKGTFFIEPKPAEPSKHQYDFDCETVIGFLRQYDLLDDFKINIEVNHATLAGHTFEHELQVAADAGLLGSIDANRGDYQNGWDTDQFAMNINELTEAMLVFLRAGGLQGGGVNFDAKTRRNSTDLEDIFIAHVAGMDAFARAALIAEKVLNDSKLPGMRKERYASFDSGKGAAFEKGELTLEDVYEIGKNGGEPKLISGKQERYEQIINDFLF
- a CDS encoding FGGY family carbohydrate kinase; translation: MAYLIGIDVGSSSVKAAVLDIETGACVGDAFAPKEELVIESPQAGFAEQDPQTWYDNARIAVREAMTAARITGESVEGIGISYQMHGLVCVDKAKEVLRPAIIWCDSRAVSYGQAAFDAIGGEKCLAHLLNSPGNFTAMKLAWVKENQPEIYAKIDKVMLPGDWLAMKLTGEAQTTASGLSEGIFWDFKNNQICDFLLEQSGFSPDLIPEVVPTFSVQAKLTKKAADDFGLHAGTPVAYRAGDQPNNALSLNVLQPGEIAATAGTSGVVYGVTDQVKYDPQSRVNTFLHVNHTAEAPRLGVLLCINGTGIFNSWTRRMLGGLSYPEMNKLAEAVPVGSEGLTALPFGNGAERVLCNRNPGASMAGLDFNRHGRGHLCRALQEGIVFSFQYGIELMKPLGLDITKIRAGKANMFLSPLFCETLAGVSGAGIELYETDGSLGAARGAGVGAGVYGSLEEAFSSLKQVGTIEPKSGAYSEAYERWKSALHAKLS
- a CDS encoding AraC family transcriptional regulator encodes the protein MKSGQEHKITHEHDLTEVRHTHDFCELALITKGSAMHWLEGAEFPISAGDVFVLQGKQAHYYYDLQGLEMINIMYDPSQLNLPENRLRKIPGYRALFLLEPLFRKQHKFTSHLHLRRSSLAHCERIASELETEIHEQQEGYEVAMFSKFVELVVYLSRLYHKSESTNAEALLRVAKVIGSIEDEFARPWKIEDFAAMAHMSRSNFMRVFRTATGQTPIDYLLNLRIQKSTTLLTRTNRPVSEIAFEVGFNDSNYFSRQFKRAHGTSPLSYRRAH
- a CDS encoding RNA polymerase sigma factor, which encodes MNDVASFLTGIEPVASAAQNVSERSTTPNGDVMTRSDFAALVSEHQARLCNFLYRYTRNRQDAEDLVQDTFVKAYRNLHRYDNRYSFSTWLYTIARRTAYNHFRDTKPTESLEYDLVETSQTPDEEASQEDELSWVWEAATSLKPVFREALTLKYVDDLSIEEISRILGKSQTNVKIILFRARNQLKKMRKSAGREEQV
- a CDS encoding ABC transporter ATP-binding protein produces the protein MSAIIEAKELSCFYGVVLGLNNVTFDVSSGITGLVGPNGAGKSTLIKLVTGQLAPSSGELSVFGESPRNNAALLKRIGYCPEREQVPKDLKPVDWLRSLASLSGIRWKDTKNAAEAALERARLDSSHWSKPIGAYSKGMKQRVKLAQAIMHDPELVILDEPMNGLDPMGRAEFGEILKELSLSGASILISSHILHELEFLCGGFLILNWGRVLASGSQLEIREAMTQWSDEISIRCSDPIRLASHLQESGAIRGYLSEQDELTVWVKRPESFFEDWPRLLAECSTIEIYSLRNKNRSLSSIFERMTR